Within Sardina pilchardus chromosome 21, fSarPil1.1, whole genome shotgun sequence, the genomic segment TCACTGCAGCGCTCTTCCTCACAGACTTGTGTGGTGAAACTGCTGCAGATGGTTCAGATGGCGGCGGCGTGTCTGGTTTTCAATCAGCCAAAAATGACACACGTTCCCCTGCTGCTCATTGAGCTCCTCTGGCTACTCTTAACCACCTGCATCGAAGTGATGACTGGGTCATAAAGGCTTACGTCACCCCTCGGCCATTAGGTTCCTCTAAGTATTGTCATCTGGCACTActagcccctcacacacacatggcaatctAGACTATTTTCATTAACGCTTGCCTGATTGTGGAATGACTTTCCAAGTGCTACCAGAGCAAGGGCACCCATCTGTTTCCACAAGAAACTCTTGAGGGCCCCATTCTTCCAAGAGTACCTCCTCTCCTAATACGTCTAACAACCCAACACCTTCTtccctcctcctactcctccctcctctccttcaacTACACGTTGACTAGTACTTAATCGTCTGCCCCATCATCCCCTGGTAGTAGTACTCATTGCTGTAGTATTAGTTGTTACATAAAGGTCTCCTCTACAATGGCAGCTGGAATGAATTGTTAATCCGCATTGTTGTAAATTGCTTTGaagaaaagtgtctgctaaatgaataaatgtaaagtaATGATTCCTCTGGGAACACGCAATaatgtgatctctctctctctctctctctctctctctctctctctctctctctctctctctctctctgtctgtctgtgtctgtgtctgtctgtctgtctgtctgtctgtctctctctctgtctctctctctgtctgtttgtgtgtgtctgtctgtgtgtctctctctggctggctgtctgtctgtttctgtgtctgtctgtcactctctcaccgctctctctgtctgtgtgtctctctctggctgtctgtctctctctgtctgtctgtctgtctctgtctgtctgtctgtctgtctgtctgtctctctctctgtctctctctctgtctgtttgtgtgtgtctgtctgtgtgtctctctctggctggctgtctgtcggtttctgtgtctgtctgtcactctctcaccgctctctctctctctgtttgtgtgtgtctctgtctgtgtgtctctctcaccgctctctctctctctgtttgtgtgtgtctctgtctgtgtgtctctctctggctgtctgtctctctctgtctgtctgtctctgtctgtctgtctgtctgtctgtctgtctgtctgtctgtctgtctgtctgtctgtctgtctgtttctgtgtctgtctgtctctctctcaccgctctctctctctgtgaagactggACCGGTCCTGCCCCTGGCGCCGGGTGCGAGATCTTCCTGTGCCAGCTGCCGCGCGAGGTGTACGAGGACACGCTGATCCCGCTGTGCCAGTCGGCCGGGCCGCTCTACGAGTTCCGCCTCATGATGAACTTCAGCGGGCAGAACCGCGGCTTCGCCTACGCCAAGTACGCCACGGCGGGGGCGGCGCGCTCCGCCATCCGCATCCTGCACCGCTGCACGCTGCCCTGCGGCACCTCGCTGGTGGTGCGGCTCAGCACCGAGAAGCACCAGCTGGTCCTGGAGGGCCTGCCGGGCAGCCTGGAGCGCGTGGCGCTGATGAAGGTGCTGGAGGAGCTGGGCGAGGGCCTGGTGGGGCTCAAGCTGAAGACCGCGCTGGTGGGCACGCAGCGGGACAAGCAGACCACGGCGCTGGCCACCTACTCCAGCCACCACGCCGCCTCCATGGTCAAGAAGGTGGTGGTGCAAGGTACAGTAGGCCGGATATATACCGTCGTGGGCGCTTAACTCTATTTTTTAGGACACTTAGGAGGGTAAATTATCTAGTAGACTAACAATAACATGGTACCCAGGGTCTTCaataacacgtgtgtgtgtgtgtgtgtgtgtgtgtgtgtgtgtgtgagatctcccacctctgctgtggCATTTCAggttgtctgtctttttttatgATGTAAACAGCAAGCGGTTGCATTCAGTTTGTCCTTTACTCTCCTCATTGTGACTTGGTATTGGTAATATTAATGCAGTACATATTTATAAATGCATTCAAAACAACTTCTGGTGTAAACAATGGCAACCAAATCTATGCCACAGATTACCGGGTGAATGATGGCCTTGCAATTTACTGGGGTACTGCAAAAAGATGCTGCTGAGGCGTGTTTTGCAGGATGAAAAATGCAGTAGATGTTGACAAGGGTCTTTGATGGGATGTTGCACGTGCTTTGAGAGATAGGGATATTTTACTTGCAGCTCATGAACAGTTTGAAGTTAAATCAATCATGTTTTTCCATTTCGTTTGCATGCTTTGAGTTACAATTTCTCTCATTTGGGTGTGCCAGAGCCGACACTatcagcagcagtgcagaagagGTTGTACTGTACGCACAATGGATCCGACTAAAATCCTTTAGAACgttccaaaacattcctcagtAAGAACCCACAAAATCCACAACACAACAGGATATTAGGTGCACCACCAtttacattcacacaaacatgtagCTGTTTTGCCAGATCTGAAGCCATCCCAGAGTAAGTTACTTTAACTCCATTGGTAAACCTAAAAGAAGAGCCCTGCGTCTTTGTGTTGCTACGAGAATGAAGCCATTTTTATTGGGTGTTTatttacccaggtttgtcattAAACCACACTCTGGGAATAGCCCCAGGGATGGATCTATTCCAGATTAGGCTTATGATGGAGATTAATTGGCATATATTCATATCCAAAAAGGTGTAGGTGTACTTCCGGGTTTTGTGGCACATGATTGTGACATTATTGTGTTCGATTATTTAACAGCTGTTTGTGGTTTGTTATTTTTATCATCAAAAGATGTCGCGTCTACTTCAAAGAGGACACCTAATGGACCAAAACATGACTCATTTGCATGCATGGGAACGGTGACCAAGcagttttgattttattttgtcAAAGCATCTGTTTAATCTTCCTGTGGCAGCACAACAGAGTGTTCATTTCACCAACCCAGGCAGGGAGCGCAATGGAAAAACATGCTTAGATTTGAAAATGGGTCTGATTAACATAATGGATGAGTGACAGGCAAACTAGGTTGGTAGAATAGTTAATTGGCTCCACTGGTAGTTTGTCAAGTGGGGTAATGAAGGGCTTCAACAAATTCATAAAATGTTGCATTTTCCTTTTTGTCTGTGATTTAGTTTGTTTATCTATTATGTTCTGTTCCGTCGTACTCCTGACCACAGCATTTCAGTCTGACCTGTTTGTACATTTCAGCCTTCAAGAAGCAGTTTGGCGTCACGCTGGCAGTGAGCTGGACGTCCTCCACCGCTCTGCCGACCAGTCCCGACCGGTACGACAAGCGAGGCACATCCCCAATGCGGCGGGGCGGCAAATCTCACTCTAAACCGCCGCGAATGTCGCCCCCCAGCCTGTGCATACCACCTCCCCAGACGACCCTCCCCAGCAGCCCCCCCGGCCTGCCCTCCTCGCCCCAAGGCTACCTCCCACCACCCGTCCCCCTCCTCCAGAGCttttcccctccacccctcaggCCCGATTTCGGGGGTCCCGTGGGGGGCCTGCAGGAGTACGGCCCCATGGAGGCGCCGGGGGGAGGCAACCCCGTCTTCTTCCTGCGCTGGCTGTGCGAGTCCATGGGTCTCGGGGCGCCCCACTAcgagctgcagcagcagtacACGTGCGCCGAGGGCTACCAGCACTTCCTGTGGAACGTGGCCATCCCAGGGCTGGCCGTGCCGGTGTTCCCCGTGGTGGCGCACATCCAGCCGGACCccgaggcggcggcggcggcggggggggtCGGCGGCCTGATGAGGCAGGCCCAGTGTGTCGCCGCCATGGAGCTCCTGCAGAAACTCCTTCAGCCTCCGCAGGTCTGACCGCCCCGCCGCGGAGGGGGTCCGGTCTCGCTCACGCACAAACACGTACGGTTGTTCATCAAGTTCGttaatattttattatttttaatggtgttttactgtttatttttatgtaatgtttta encodes:
- the dnd1 gene encoding dead end protein 1 isoform X2, giving the protein MNFSKIIGAVSVVTVRARDKEISVITSIVRRLKMNERQRSPPERLKALEDWLQKTNTTLSQVNGQRKYGGPPPDWTGPAPGAGCEIFLCQLPREVYEDTLIPLCQSAGPLYEFRLMMNFSGQNRGFAYAKYATAGAARSAIRILHRCTLPCGTSLVVRLSTEKHQLVLEGLPGSLERVALMKVLEELGEGLVGLKLKTALVGTQRDKQTTALATYSSHHAASMVKKVVVQAFKKQFGVTLAVSWTSSTALPTSPDRYDKRGTSPMRRGGKSHSKPPRMSPPSLCIPPPQTTLPSSPPGLPSSPQGYLPPPVPLLQSFSPPPLRPDFGGPVGGLQEYGPMEAPGGGNPVFFLRWLCESMGLGAPHYELQQQYTCAEGYQHFLWNVAIPGLAVPVFPVVAHIQPDPEAAAAAGGVGGLMRQAQCVAAMELLQKLLQPPQV
- the dnd1 gene encoding dead end protein 1 isoform X1, whose translation is MNFSKIIGAVSVVTVRARDKEISVITSIVRRLKMNERQRQSPPERLKALEDWLQKTNTTLSQVNGQRKYGGPPPDWTGPAPGAGCEIFLCQLPREVYEDTLIPLCQSAGPLYEFRLMMNFSGQNRGFAYAKYATAGAARSAIRILHRCTLPCGTSLVVRLSTEKHQLVLEGLPGSLERVALMKVLEELGEGLVGLKLKTALVGTQRDKQTTALATYSSHHAASMVKKVVVQAFKKQFGVTLAVSWTSSTALPTSPDRYDKRGTSPMRRGGKSHSKPPRMSPPSLCIPPPQTTLPSSPPGLPSSPQGYLPPPVPLLQSFSPPPLRPDFGGPVGGLQEYGPMEAPGGGNPVFFLRWLCESMGLGAPHYELQQQYTCAEGYQHFLWNVAIPGLAVPVFPVVAHIQPDPEAAAAAGGVGGLMRQAQCVAAMELLQKLLQPPQV